A region of Zootoca vivipara chromosome 15, rZooViv1.1, whole genome shotgun sequence DNA encodes the following proteins:
- the ZNF703 gene encoding zinc finger protein 703, with product MSAGSPAGSNARTSPTSSGGKSAAAAVAAAAATTFSSSAQAPGAACPALSHLSPEDPLRQANRLPIRVLKMLSAHSGHLLHPEYLQPLSSTPVSPIELDAKKSPLALLAQTCSQIGKPDPPPASKLNSGASAGLAGPDKESGSRGGASALKQLGEPPTEDKSSFKPYSKGGGGGDLRKDGGGGGGQPNQAGTGVEKTGFRVPSAACPPFPPHGAATASSSSTSSSPGGSRGSSPQHADCKGADDKKEMDMSAKASPDGAQGAGGSSSRAGSGAGSVEPGAHNEAASGRKSEPPALSAGHVAPVSPYKPGHSVFPLPPSSIGYHGSIVGAYAGYPSQFVPSLDPTKPSLVSSLGLPGKAPSSSPLTGASPPSFMQGLCRDPYCLSYHSTSHLGTSNCSSCVHDPGSLKSGYPLVYPTHPLHTTLSSATPSLPGHPLYTYGFMLQNDTHPHICNWVSASGPCDKRFSTSEELLAHLRTHTTLPGAEKLLAGYPTSGLGSAASCHLHLPPTGPGSPSSLPGSLSLRSPHTLGLSRYHPYGKSHLPTAGALPMPSLPTAGPYYSPYALYGQRLTSASALGYQ from the exons ATGAGCGCTGGCTCGCCCGCTGGATCTAACGCAAGGACATCGCCCACCAGCAGCGGAGGGAAGAGCGCGGCCGCCGCCgtagcagcagccgccgccaccaccttcTCCTCTTCAGCCCAGGCTCCGGGAGCCGCGTGCCCGGCGCTCTCGCACCTGTCCCCGGAGGACCCCCTGCGCCAGGCGAACCGGCTTCCCATCAGGGTGCTGAAGATGCTGAGCGCCCACAGCGGACACCTCTTGCACCCGGAATACCTGCAGCCCCTCTCCTCCACGCCCGTCAGCCCCATCGAG CTGGACGCGAAGAAGAGCCCTCTGGCGCTGTTGGCGCAAACCTGCTCGCAGATCGGCAAGCCGGACCCTCCGCCCGCCTCCAAACTCAACTCCGGCGCTTCGGCCGGGCTCGCCGGGCCGGACAAGGAGTCAGGGAGCCGCGGCGGTGCCAGCGCCCTCAAGCAGCTTGGCGAGCCGCCGACCGAGGACAAGTCCAGCTTCAAGCCTTATTCCaaaggcggcggaggcggcgatCTGCGTAaggacggcggcggcggcggcggccagccGAACCAGGCCGGGACGGGCGTGGAGAAGACTGGCTTCCGCGTGCCCAGCGCCGcctgccctcctttccctccGCACGGAGCAGCCACCGCCTCgtcctcttccacctcctcctccccgggCGGCTCGAGGGGCAGCTCTCCGCAGCACGCGGATTGCAAAGGCGCCGACGACAAGAAGGAGATGGATATGTCCGCCAAGGCCAGCCCCGACGGCGCGCAAGGAGCCGGCGGTAGCAGCAGCCGCGCCGGCAGCGGCGCGGGCAGCGTGGAGCCCGGAGCTCATAACGAGGCCGCTTCCGGGCGCAAGTCGGAGCCTCCGGCCCTGAGCGCAGGCCACGTGGCTCCGGTGTCCCCATACAAGCCGGGACACTCGGTGTTTCCTTTGCCCCCCTCCAGCATCGGCTACCACGGCTCCATCGTCGGGGCCTATGCTGGCTACCCGTCCCAGTTTGTGCCCAGCTTGGACCCTACCAAGCCCAGCCTGGTGAGCAGCTTGGGGCTACCGGGCAAGGCCCCCAGCTCCAGCCCTCTGACAGGggcctctcccccttccttcatgcaaggattatGCCGCGACCCCTATTGCTTGAGCTACCATAGCACCTCGCACTTGGGCACTAGCAACTGTTCCAGCTGCGTGCATGACCCGGGCAGCCTGAAAAGCGGATATCCCTTGGTGTACCCCACGCACCCTCTGCACACCACCCTCTCCAGCGCCACACCCAGCCTGCCGGGCCACCCGCTCTACACGTACGGCTTCATGCTCCAGAACGACACCCATCCCCACATATGCAACTGGGTGTCTGCCAGCGGACCCTGCGACAAGAGGTTTTCCACCTCGGAGGAATTGCTGGCCCACTTACGGACCCACACGACACTGCCAGGGGCAGAAAAACTCCTGGCTGGCTACCCTACCTCTGGGCTGGGGTCCGCGGCATCTTGCCACCTGCATCTCCCACCCACCGGCCCCGGGAGCCCCAGCTCATTGCCAGGATCGCTGTCTTTGAGAAGCCCGCACACTTTGGGACTAAGCCGGTACCACCCTTACGGCAAGAGCCACTTGCCCACGGCCGGGGCATTGCCTATGCCCTCTTTGCCCACAGCTGGACCTTACTACTCTCCATATGCCCTTTATGGCCAAAGACTAACCTCAGCCTCTGCACTTGGATATCAGTAA